In a genomic window of Thiosocius teredinicola:
- the carB gene encoding carbamoyl-phosphate synthase large subunit, translating to MPKRTDIKSILIIGAGPIVIGQACEFDYSGAQACKALQEEGFRVILVNSNPATIMTDPDMADAVYIEPITWRTVAKIIEKEKPDALLPTMGGQTALNCALDLVREGVLEEHGVEMVGASREAIDKAEDRDLFRKAMRKIGLDMPRSAVAHSLEEANQVQAQIGFPTIIRPSFTMGGSGGGIAYNREEFEEICARGLDLSPTSELLIEESILGWKEYEMEVVRDRNDNCIIVCSIENLDPMGVHTGDSITVAPAQTLTDKEYQIMRNASLAVLREIGVDTGGSNVQFAINPDDGRMIIIEMNPRVSRSSALASKATGFPIAKVAAKLAVGYTLDELRNEITGGVTPASFEPSIDYVVTKVPRFAFEKFPQADARLTTQMKSVGEVMAIGRTFQESLQKALRGLETGKAGLDPVVDLSADDVRDVVISEIRQPSAERLWYVADAFRMGFSLEDVFDHTKIDRWFLVQIQDLLRDEAAVRDGGVEALNAARMRELKRKGFSDKRLADLLEIPEAELRQHRYELGVRPVYKRVDTCAAEFASSTAYMYSTYEEECEAEPTDNNKIMVLGGGPNRIGQGIEFDYCCVHAAFAMREDGYETIMVNCNPETVSTDYDTSDRLYFEPLTLEDVLEIVHKENPKGIIVQYGGQTPLKLAEDLEAAGAPIIGTSPDSIDLAEDRERFQKLVEREGLKQPPNRTATEAEQAVQLAAEIGYPLVVRPSYVLGGRAMEIVHDEDDLRRYMREAVKVSNESPVLLDRFLDDAIEVDIDAICDGEDVLIGGIMEHIEQAGVHSGDSACSLPPYTLSNSVQDRMREQIRKLAHALKVVGLMNTQFAIKGDDIYLLEVNPRASRTVPFVSKATSRPLAKIAARCMAGKSLKEQGIDGEIIPKHYYVKEAVFPFVKFPGVDTLLGPEMKSTGEVMGVGRTFGEAYAKANEGGSVLLPRSGRALLSVREADRARAVSVARKLADLGFQISATRGTCRSISEAGIECAVVNKVKEGRPHIVDMIKNDEFDLIINTTEGKQAIIDSASIRRTALQHKVSYTTTISGAEAAVLALQQPDQLNVNSLRELHG from the coding sequence ATGCCTAAAAGAACAGACATCAAGAGCATCCTCATCATCGGCGCAGGCCCGATCGTTATCGGTCAGGCATGCGAGTTCGACTATTCCGGTGCGCAGGCCTGCAAGGCGCTGCAGGAGGAAGGCTTCCGCGTCATTCTGGTCAACTCCAACCCGGCGACGATCATGACCGATCCGGACATGGCCGACGCCGTCTACATCGAGCCCATCACCTGGCGCACGGTCGCCAAGATCATCGAAAAGGAAAAGCCCGACGCCCTGCTGCCGACCATGGGCGGCCAGACCGCGCTGAACTGCGCGCTCGACCTGGTGCGTGAAGGCGTGCTCGAAGAACATGGCGTCGAGATGGTCGGTGCCAGCCGTGAGGCGATCGACAAGGCCGAAGATCGCGATCTGTTCCGCAAGGCGATGCGCAAGATCGGACTCGACATGCCGCGTTCGGCAGTCGCGCACTCGCTCGAAGAGGCCAACCAGGTGCAGGCGCAGATCGGCTTCCCGACGATCATCCGCCCGTCGTTCACGATGGGTGGCTCGGGCGGCGGTATCGCCTACAACCGCGAAGAATTCGAAGAGATCTGCGCCCGCGGCCTCGATCTGTCGCCGACCTCCGAGCTGTTGATCGAAGAGTCCATTCTCGGCTGGAAAGAATACGAGATGGAGGTCGTGCGCGATCGCAACGACAACTGCATCATCGTCTGCTCGATCGAAAACCTCGATCCGATGGGCGTGCATACCGGTGACTCGATCACCGTCGCGCCGGCGCAGACGCTGACCGACAAGGAATACCAGATCATGCGTAACGCCTCGCTGGCGGTGTTGCGCGAGATTGGCGTCGATACCGGTGGGTCGAACGTACAGTTCGCGATCAACCCGGACGACGGGCGCATGATCATCATCGAGATGAACCCGCGCGTGTCGCGTTCCTCGGCGCTCGCCTCGAAGGCGACCGGCTTCCCGATCGCCAAGGTCGCCGCCAAGCTGGCGGTCGGCTACACGCTCGACGAACTGCGCAACGAGATCACCGGCGGTGTCACCCCGGCTTCGTTCGAACCGTCGATCGACTATGTCGTGACCAAGGTGCCGCGTTTCGCCTTTGAAAAGTTTCCGCAGGCCGATGCGCGCCTGACCACGCAGATGAAATCGGTGGGCGAGGTCATGGCGATCGGCCGCACCTTCCAGGAATCGCTGCAGAAGGCACTGCGTGGCCTGGAAACCGGCAAGGCCGGGCTCGATCCGGTCGTCGATCTGAGTGCGGACGATGTGCGCGATGTCGTGATCTCCGAGATCCGCCAGCCCAGCGCCGAACGCCTGTGGTACGTGGCCGATGCCTTCCGCATGGGCTTTTCGTTGGAAGACGTGTTCGATCACACCAAGATCGATCGCTGGTTCCTGGTACAGATTCAAGACCTGCTGCGCGACGAGGCTGCCGTGCGTGACGGTGGCGTCGAGGCGCTCAATGCGGCGCGCATGCGCGAGCTCAAGCGCAAGGGGTTCTCCGACAAGCGGCTTGCCGACCTGCTGGAAATTCCCGAGGCGGAGCTGCGCCAGCATCGCTATGAACTGGGCGTGCGCCCGGTTTACAAGCGCGTCGATACCTGTGCGGCCGAATTCGCATCGAGCACGGCTTACATGTACTCAACCTACGAGGAAGAGTGCGAAGCCGAGCCGACCGACAACAACAAGATCATGGTGCTCGGTGGCGGGCCGAACCGTATCGGTCAGGGTATCGAGTTCGACTATTGCTGTGTGCACGCTGCGTTCGCCATGCGCGAAGACGGCTACGAGACCATCATGGTCAACTGCAACCCGGAAACCGTATCGACCGATTACGACACGTCCGATCGCCTGTATTTCGAACCGCTGACGCTCGAAGACGTGCTCGAGATCGTTCACAAAGAGAATCCGAAAGGCATCATTGTGCAGTACGGCGGCCAGACGCCGCTCAAGCTGGCCGAAGATCTCGAAGCCGCGGGTGCGCCGATCATCGGCACCTCGCCGGATTCGATCGACCTGGCCGAAGACCGGGAGCGCTTCCAGAAGCTGGTTGAGCGCGAAGGCCTTAAGCAGCCGCCGAACCGCACAGCGACCGAGGCGGAGCAGGCGGTGCAGTTGGCAGCAGAGATCGGTTATCCGCTGGTTGTGCGTCCCTCTTACGTGTTGGGTGGCCGCGCGATGGAGATCGTGCACGATGAAGACGATCTGCGCCGCTACATGCGTGAGGCCGTTAAGGTCTCCAATGAATCGCCGGTGTTGCTCGACCGTTTCCTCGACGATGCGATCGAAGTCGATATCGATGCGATCTGCGACGGCGAAGACGTGCTGATCGGCGGCATCATGGAACACATCGAACAGGCCGGCGTGCACTCCGGCGACTCGGCGTGCTCGCTGCCGCCGTATACGCTGAGCAACTCGGTGCAAGATCGCATGCGCGAACAGATCCGCAAGCTGGCGCATGCGCTCAAGGTCGTCGGCCTGATGAATACGCAGTTCGCGATCAAGGGCGACGACATCTACCTGCTCGAAGTGAACCCGCGCGCCTCGCGTACCGTGCCGTTCGTGTCGAAAGCGACCAGCCGCCCGCTGGCCAAGATCGCAGCGCGCTGCATGGCGGGCAAGTCGCTCAAGGAGCAGGGCATCGATGGCGAGATTATTCCCAAGCACTACTACGTAAAAGAGGCAGTGTTTCCGTTCGTCAAATTCCCCGGTGTCGACACCCTGTTGGGCCCGGAAATGAAATCGACCGGCGAGGTCATGGGCGTCGGCCGCACCTTTGGCGAGGCCTATGCCAAGGCCAACGAAGGCGGCAGCGTGTTGTTGCCGCGCAGCGGCCGGGCGCTGCTATCGGTACGCGAGGCCGATCGGGCGCGTGCCGTCAGCGTGGCGCGCAAGCTGGCCGATCTTGGTTTCCAGATCTCGGCTACGCGCGGTACCTGCCGCTCGATCAGCGAGGCGGGCATTGAGTGCGCCGTGGTCAACAAGGTGAAGGAAGGCCGGCCGCATATCGTCGACATGATCAAGAACGACGAGTTCGATCTGATCATCAATACGACGGAAGGCAAGCAGGCGATCATCGACTCCGCATCGATCCGCCGCACGGCGTTGCAGCACAAGGTCAGCTATACGACCACGATTTCGGGCGCCGAGGCCGCGGTACTTGCATTGCAGCAGCCGGATCAATTGAATGTGAACAGCCTGCGCGAACTTCACGGTTGA
- the carA gene encoding glutamine-hydrolyzing carbamoyl-phosphate synthase small subunit: MTSPAILVLEDGSIFHGRSIGAEGQTVGEVVFNTAMTGYQEILTDPSYSRQIVTLTYPHIGNTGVNGEDEESGAIHAAGLVIRDLPLIVSNFRSERSLQEYLGSNGIVAIADIDTRRLTRVLREKGAQNGCIMAGQINEAAALEAARAFPGLKGMDLAKEVTTDSSYTWGEGTWKLGEGHVECDPEQAKFHVVAYDYGIKRNILRMLVDRGCRVTVVPAKTPAADVLAMSPDGVFLSNGPGDPEPCDYAVDAIKEIVDTGMPTFGICLGHQLLGLASGAKTVKMKFGHHGANHPVQDLEKGTVMISSQNHGFAVDEASLPDTLRATHKSLFDGSLQGIHRTDRPAFSFQGHPEASPGPHDVAPVFDHFIELMEAR; encoded by the coding sequence ATGACCAGTCCGGCGATACTTGTTCTTGAAGATGGCAGCATTTTTCACGGCCGTTCCATTGGTGCGGAAGGCCAGACCGTCGGCGAGGTCGTGTTCAACACGGCGATGACCGGCTACCAGGAGATCCTCACCGATCCCTCATACAGCCGTCAGATCGTCACACTGACCTATCCGCACATCGGCAACACCGGGGTGAACGGCGAGGACGAGGAATCCGGCGCGATTCACGCGGCCGGCCTGGTGATCCGCGATCTGCCGCTGATCGTCAGCAACTTCCGCAGTGAGCGTTCGCTGCAAGAGTATCTCGGCAGCAACGGCATCGTCGCGATCGCCGATATCGATACCCGCCGCCTGACACGTGTGCTGCGTGAGAAGGGTGCGCAGAACGGCTGCATCATGGCCGGCCAGATCAACGAGGCGGCGGCGCTCGAGGCTGCGCGCGCTTTTCCCGGCCTGAAGGGCATGGATCTGGCCAAAGAGGTCACCACCGATTCGTCCTACACCTGGGGCGAAGGCACCTGGAAGCTGGGTGAAGGCCACGTCGAGTGCGATCCCGAGCAGGCCAAGTTCCATGTCGTGGCCTACGACTACGGCATCAAGCGCAACATCCTGCGTATGTTGGTCGACCGCGGCTGTCGCGTGACCGTGGTGCCGGCCAAGACCCCGGCCGCCGACGTGTTGGCGATGTCGCCCGATGGCGTGTTCCTTTCCAATGGCCCGGGCGACCCGGAGCCGTGCGATTACGCGGTCGACGCCATCAAAGAGATCGTCGACACCGGCATGCCGACCTTCGGTATCTGCCTTGGCCACCAGTTGCTGGGCCTGGCATCGGGTGCCAAGACGGTAAAAATGAAATTCGGTCATCACGGCGCCAACCATCCGGTACAGGACCTGGAAAAAGGCACGGTGATGATCTCCAGTCAGAACCACGGTTTTGCCGTGGACGAAGCGAGCCTGCCGGACACGCTGCGGGCGACGCACAAATCACTGTTCGATGGATCGTTGCAGGGCATCCATCGCACCGACCGGCCGGCCTTCAGCTTTCAGGGGCATCCGGAAGCCAGTCCCGGGCCGCACGACGTGGCACCGGTGTTTGATCACTTTATCGAATTGATGGAAGCCCGCTGA
- the tsaA gene encoding tRNA (N6-threonylcarbamoyladenosine(37)-N6)-methyltransferase TrmO — MAKGEWPATTIEPVAVIRSPYQEKFGIPRQPGLVEQAVGEILLLPPFDDPAMLTGLEGFSHIWVTFRFDRCVDQGWRPKVRPPRLGGNEEVGVWASRAPFRPNFLGLSVLRLLEVIAGPRPMLRVSGVDLLDDSPIYDIKPYVPYVDAISDAKAGYAVEPPAARLAVRFAAEALQDLATTDDPAGMRELVTAVLALDPRPAYRQNETGDRVYGMRLADRDVRWRVDAEGVEVVGVKAPAG, encoded by the coding sequence ATGGCGAAAGGTGAATGGCCGGCGACAACCATTGAGCCGGTTGCCGTGATCCGCTCTCCCTACCAGGAAAAATTCGGCATCCCGCGCCAACCGGGCCTGGTCGAGCAGGCGGTCGGCGAGATTCTACTTCTGCCGCCGTTCGACGACCCTGCGATGCTCACCGGGCTCGAGGGCTTTTCTCACATCTGGGTGACCTTCCGTTTCGATCGCTGCGTCGATCAGGGCTGGCGGCCGAAAGTCCGGCCACCACGATTGGGCGGTAACGAAGAGGTGGGGGTGTGGGCCAGCCGAGCGCCGTTCCGGCCGAATTTTCTGGGCCTATCGGTGCTGCGCCTGCTCGAGGTGATTGCCGGGCCCAGGCCTATGCTGCGCGTTTCGGGTGTCGACCTGCTGGACGACTCGCCGATCTACGACATCAAGCCTTACGTGCCCTATGTCGATGCCATTAGCGACGCGAAGGCCGGGTATGCGGTTGAGCCGCCCGCTGCGCGCTTGGCCGTGCGCTTCGCGGCGGAGGCGCTACAAGACCTCGCTACGACCGACGATCCTGCCGGTATGCGTGAACTGGTGACGGCGGTGCTGGCGCTCGATCCGCGCCCGGCCTATCGCCAGAACGAAACAGGCGACCGCGTCTACGGCATGCGGCTCGCCGACCGCGACGTGCGCTGGCGGGTGGATGCTGAGGGTGTGGAGGTCGTGGGTGTGAAAGCCCCGGCCGGTTGA
- the yhbY gene encoding ribosome assembly RNA-binding protein YhbY, translating into MKLSESQKRHLRGLGHHLKPVVWVGQHGLKDSVIAEIEQALDSHELIKVKIAADRETRVAIGEDICEKTHAEPIHSIGQMLILFRRNAEKPKVALPSS; encoded by the coding sequence ATGAAATTATCCGAATCTCAAAAACGCCACCTGCGCGGCCTTGGACACCACCTGAAACCCGTCGTCTGGGTCGGCCAACACGGCCTTAAAGACAGCGTCATTGCCGAGATCGAGCAGGCCTTGGATTCGCATGAGTTGATCAAAGTGAAGATCGCCGCCGACCGCGAAACGCGCGTCGCCATTGGCGAAGACATCTGTGAAAAGACCCATGCCGAGCCGATTCACAGTATCGGTCAGATGCTCATCCTGTTTCGGCGTAACGCTGAAAAGCCGAAGGTGGCGTTGCCGTCGTCCTGA
- a CDS encoding DUF1244 domain-containing protein, protein MTPEEQTAIEAAAWRTLVGHLQKRKDVQNIDLMNMAGFCRNCMSRWMAHAATAQGVELSDPQAREIVYGMPYDEWKSKYQAEATPEQLAKYKQIGPDDTTD, encoded by the coding sequence ATGACCCCCGAAGAACAAACTGCGATCGAAGCCGCTGCCTGGCGCACGCTGGTCGGCCATCTGCAAAAACGCAAAGACGTACAGAATATCGACCTGATGAACATGGCAGGCTTCTGCCGCAACTGCATGTCGCGCTGGATGGCGCATGCCGCGACCGCGCAAGGCGTGGAACTGAGCGATCCCCAGGCGCGTGAGATCGTCTACGGCATGCCGTACGACGAGTGGAAGTCGAAGTACCAGGCCGAGGCCACGCCGGAGCAACTGGCAAAGTACAAGCAGATCGGTCCCGACGATACGACCGATTGA
- the trxC gene encoding thioredoxin TrxC has translation MSESKHVVCPHCNGVNRVPVDRLGAGGKCGRCKQPLFAAHPAEVNGQGFQQQFARSDIPLLVDFWAPWCGPCKMMAPAFAQAAAQLEPQVRLLKVNTENEQAVAAQFGIRSIPTMILFAGGREIDRVAGAMDAANIVAWTRQHRLA, from the coding sequence GTGAGCGAATCGAAACACGTGGTCTGTCCTCACTGCAATGGCGTGAATCGGGTGCCGGTCGATCGGCTCGGCGCCGGCGGCAAGTGCGGGCGCTGCAAGCAGCCCTTGTTCGCCGCCCATCCGGCTGAAGTTAACGGCCAGGGTTTTCAACAGCAGTTCGCGCGCAGCGATATCCCATTACTGGTCGATTTCTGGGCGCCCTGGTGCGGGCCGTGCAAGATGATGGCGCCCGCTTTTGCACAGGCCGCGGCTCAGCTCGAGCCCCAGGTGCGGCTCTTGAAGGTGAACACCGAGAACGAACAGGCCGTGGCGGCGCAGTTCGGAATCCGCAGCATCCCGACCATGATCCTGTTTGCCGGCGGGCGCGAGATCGACCGGGTTGCCGGGGCGATGGATGCTGCGAATATTGTCGCCTGGACGCGTCAGCACCGCTTGGCGTGA
- the greA gene encoding transcription elongation factor GreA, whose translation MEKHPMTLHGAERLRAELNELKSVKRPAVIAAISEARAHGDLKENAEYHAAREQQGFIEGRIKDIEAKLSHAQIIDVTQVNAGGKVIFGATVVLLDLNTDKEKTYQIVGVDEADLKHNKISVTSPVARALIGKSEGDEVALEAPGGTHEFEILEVRYE comes from the coding sequence ATGGAAAAACATCCGATGACCCTGCATGGTGCCGAGCGCTTGCGCGCCGAGCTGAACGAACTGAAGAGCGTCAAGCGTCCGGCCGTGATTGCGGCGATATCCGAGGCGCGCGCGCATGGCGACCTGAAGGAAAACGCGGAGTATCACGCAGCGCGTGAGCAGCAGGGCTTTATCGAAGGTCGTATCAAGGACATCGAGGCCAAGTTGTCGCACGCTCAGATTATCGACGTGACCCAGGTTAATGCCGGCGGCAAGGTGATCTTCGGCGCTACCGTGGTGCTGCTCGATTTGAACACCGACAAAGAAAAGACCTACCAGATCGTGGGCGTCGACGAGGCCGATCTAAAGCACAACAAGATCTCGGTGACCTCACCCGTGGCGCGTGCCCTGATCGGCAAGAGCGAGGGCGACGAAGTCGCGCTCGAGGCGCCGGGCGGCACCCACGAATTCGAGATTCTCGAAGTCCGCTACGAGTAG
- the trxA gene encoding thioredoxin, whose amino-acid sequence MADSPYIFEIDESNYEQIVLRGSFQVPILVDFWASWCQPCQMLMPVLAKLADEYQGKFILAKVNTEEQQAIAQQFGIRNIPNVKLFRDGQPVDEFAGALPENEIRAFLDRHLPRESDGTVAQAQQLLMGGDAQGARALPEQAREQDPANPRLALMLAQTCAAAGDVDGAEQVLDTLPADEQDNPETKMLRGQLFFERIAQQGTPGADPAARVEQSPDDSDARYRLAAQQIVTNDIAGALDNLLLVMQKDRKYGDDAARLALLKVFDMLGDDPAVNRYRARMFALLH is encoded by the coding sequence ATGGCAGACTCGCCGTACATCTTTGAGATCGACGAAAGCAACTACGAACAGATCGTTCTGCGCGGTTCTTTCCAGGTGCCGATCCTGGTGGATTTCTGGGCGAGTTGGTGCCAACCGTGCCAGATGCTGATGCCGGTGCTGGCCAAGCTGGCAGATGAGTACCAGGGCAAGTTCATCCTGGCCAAGGTCAACACCGAAGAACAACAGGCGATCGCACAGCAGTTCGGCATCCGCAACATTCCCAACGTCAAGCTGTTCCGCGACGGGCAGCCGGTCGACGAATTCGCCGGCGCCTTGCCGGAGAATGAGATCCGCGCCTTCCTCGATCGCCATCTGCCGCGCGAATCCGACGGCACGGTCGCCCAGGCGCAGCAACTGCTGATGGGCGGCGATGCGCAGGGTGCACGGGCCTTGCCCGAGCAGGCCCGCGAACAAGACCCGGCCAACCCGAGACTGGCGTTGATGCTGGCGCAAACCTGCGCCGCGGCGGGTGATGTGGATGGCGCCGAGCAGGTGCTCGACACCCTGCCCGCCGATGAGCAGGACAATCCCGAGACCAAGATGCTGCGCGGCCAGCTGTTTTTCGAACGCATCGCCCAGCAGGGCACCCCGGGCGCCGACCCTGCGGCCCGCGTCGAGCAGTCGCCCGATGACAGCGACGCCCGCTACCGCCTGGCGGCTCAGCAGATCGTGACCAACGATATCGCCGGCGCGTTGGACAACCTGCTGCTGGTCATGCAGAAGGACCGCAAGTACGGCGACGATGCCGCGCGCCTTGCCCTGCTGAAGGTGTTTGATATGCTCGGCGACGACCCTGCGGTCAACCGCTACCGTGCCCGCATGTTCGCGCTGTTGCACTGA